A part of Cottoperca gobio chromosome 4, fCotGob3.1, whole genome shotgun sequence genomic DNA contains:
- the cks2 gene encoding cyclin-dependent kinases regulatory subunit 2, which yields MSKKQIYYSDKYTDEEFEYRHVVLPKQLSKLVPSTHLMTEDEWRGLGVQQSQGWIHYMIHKPEPHILLFRRPLPKD from the exons ATGTCGAAAAAACAGATATACTATTCTGACAAGTACACCGATGAGGAGTTCGAGTACAG GCATGTGGTGCTTCCGAAGCAGCTGTCTAAACTTGTGCCCTCCACCCACCTGATGACAGAAGACGAGTGGAGGGGGCTGGGGGTGCAACAGAGCCAGGGCTGGATCCACTACATGATCCACAAACCAG AGCCACACATACTGCTTTTCAGAAGACCTCTCCCAAAGGATTAA
- the cimap1d gene encoding outer dense fiber protein 3-like protein 2b isoform X2 — MEKKYPVIAGREKGPGPGRYGLPPTIGFMGHDFTKPTSAAYSFHGRMSDTMYCVDSSPGPQYHIDAKITRFGRDGTPAYSMLGRVRAQNELFQTPGPGAYSPEKTPTCNLQRRPPSYTMGSRTQYRGVDSVPAPNKYCLPPLMGPQIPNKQASASYTMSGLF, encoded by the exons ATGGAGAAGAAATACCCAGTAATAGCAGGAAGGGAAAAAG GGCCAGGGCCTGGGCGATATGGGCTTCCCCCCACCATTGGATTTATGGGCCATGACTTCACCAAGCCAACGAGCGCTGCCTATTCTTTCCATGGCAGGATGAGTGACACTA TGTATTGTGTAGACTCAAGTCCAGGGCCGCAGTATCACATCGATGCAAAAATCACTCGTTTTGGAAGAGACGGCACACCTGCGTACTCAATGTTGGGCAGAGTGAGAGCACAGA ATGAGCTTTTCCAGACACCTGGACCAGGCGCATACAGCCCTGAGAAAACCCCAACCTGCAACCTCCAGCGCAGACCCCCGTCCTACACAATGGGCTCTCGTACACAGTACCGGGGAGTGGACTCAGTACCCGCTCCTAACAAGTACTGTCTCCCTCCGCTCATGGGTCCTCAAATCCCAAACAAGCAAGCTAGCGCAAGCTACACAATGTCAG GACTTTTCTGA
- the cimap1d gene encoding outer dense fiber protein 3-like protein 2b isoform X1: protein MEKKYPVIAGREKGPGPGRYGLPPTIGFMGHDFTKPTSAAYSFHGRMSDTMYCVDSSPGPQYHIDAKITRFGRDGTPAYSMLGRVRAQNELFQTPGPGAYSPEKTPTCNLQRRPPSYTMGSRTQYRGVDSVPAPNKYCLPPLMGPQIPNKQASASYTMSGSYNTGGPSVDLANTPGPCQYNSTDPSVYLPRQPAFSMLGRHSLPRDATKKPGPGTYNPEKVTVHKARAPAFSLGIRHTEFVTPLVVAISD from the exons ATGGAGAAGAAATACCCAGTAATAGCAGGAAGGGAAAAAG GGCCAGGGCCTGGGCGATATGGGCTTCCCCCCACCATTGGATTTATGGGCCATGACTTCACCAAGCCAACGAGCGCTGCCTATTCTTTCCATGGCAGGATGAGTGACACTA TGTATTGTGTAGACTCAAGTCCAGGGCCGCAGTATCACATCGATGCAAAAATCACTCGTTTTGGAAGAGACGGCACACCTGCGTACTCAATGTTGGGCAGAGTGAGAGCACAGA ATGAGCTTTTCCAGACACCTGGACCAGGCGCATACAGCCCTGAGAAAACCCCAACCTGCAACCTCCAGCGCAGACCCCCGTCCTACACAATGGGCTCTCGTACACAGTACCGGGGAGTGGACTCAGTACCCGCTCCTAACAAGTACTGTCTCCCTCCGCTCATGGGTCCTCAAATCCCAAACAAGCAAGCTAGCGCAAGCTACACAATGTCAGGTAGTTACAACACAGGGGGACCATCTGTAGATTTAGCAAATACTCCAGGGCCTTGCCAGTACAACAGTACAGACCCAAGTGTGTATCTACCCAGACAGCCGGCCTTTTCCATGCTGGGACGTCACAGTTTACCCAGAGATGCCACCAAGAAACCCGGACCCGGAACTTATAATCCAGAGAAAGTGACAGTTCACAAGGCTCGGGCACCGGCCTTCTCTCTGGGCATCAGACACACTGAATTTGTTACTCCACTAGTTGTCGCTATTTCTGACTGA